ACTCTTTACCTTCGGTGTTGCACTTCCCAGCATGATTACCGCGTTCACGGTTGCAACGTCTCTTGAGTACAGCGTAAAGGCTGAACACCCCGAACTCAAGAACTCCAAGTTCTACTGGTGGACCTTCCTGCCCTTCATGAGGCTTGAAGGAAACAAGTGGATGTTCTCCTACTTCTTCGCAGGACTCGTACTCTTCTTCATCGGAGGAATTACTGGAATAGTTAACGCTTCTTACAACGTAAACCTCGTAGTTCACAACACCGCTTACGTTCCCGGACACTTCCACACGACAGTTGGTGGACTCGTATTACTCGTATTCTTCGCACTATCCCTCTACATGGTATCCAAGCTAAGGGGAAGTGAAGTAAAACTGAAGGGACTAGCGGTTCTCGCACCCTACTTCTGGATGCAGGGAATGTTCATGTTCTCTTACGCTATGATGGTAGGAGGTGTAGTAGTAGGCTTCCCCAGAAGAACCAACGCAGGACTCACGTACCTGAACCCCGACTCTCCCCTCTACAGACCTGAGTGGACCGGATACGCACAGCTTGCGGCAGTTGGAGGAGTACTCCTCGCAATAGGATTTGCCTTCTACTTCGCATCACTCATAGCTACCGCTCTCGCTCCCAAAGTCAGGGAAAGTACCCTTGAGTTCCCCATAGCTGACGCTTACCACGACGCACCCGCACCCCTTCTCAACAATCTCAAAACTTGGACCGTAGCAGCTATAATTCTCGCAGTACTCTCCTACATACCGCCCCTTTACGACGCATCCGTAAGAGGAGTATTCTTCAAGTCACCCGCTTACAACGAAAAGTTCCCGATGCCTCTGAAACAGCTCCAAGGTGCTGAAAAGAAAGAAGAAAAGAAAGAACTCTCAAAAGCTGAAGGGGGTATCACTCAGAAATGAAACTACTCTTTTCCTTCCTTTTCCTAATAACTTTTTTATTGGCCCAAACGGGAAGTACAGGAATTCCCCCGAATGAAGCCAAAACACTCGGAACATACGTTCCAGGTGATATTACCTTAGTGGATTCCTACGGAAATGAGTTCCAGTTGAAGAATCTCAAGGGAAAACCGATTATACTAAGCCCAATATACACCCACTGCAGAGCAGCATGTCCTTTAATTACTAAGAGTCTTTTAAAGGTTATCCCTAAGCTCGGGACTCCGGGAAAGGATTTCTGGGTAATTACATTCACCTTTGATCCGAAAGATACACTTGAAGATATTAAAAGGTTTCAAAAAGAGTATGGCATAGACGGGAAAGGCTGGAAAGTTGTAAAGGCTAAAACGAGTGAAGATTTATTTAAGCTTCTAGACGCGATAGACTTCAGGTTTATGACGGCTGGAAACGACTTTATTCACCCGAATGTCGTAGTGGTTCTCTCACCAGAACTCCAGATAAAGGACTACATATACGGTGTGAATTACAATTACTTGGAATTCGTAAACGCTCTTAGACTTGCAAGAGGAGAAACCGCACTACCTGAAGGTTTCAGGTCCTACCTCTTCATTATTGGAATGGTAGGACTGGTAGGTACCAGCGTTTACATAATGTACCTCTTGAACAGGATACTTCAAAAGAGGAAGAAGGCCGCGTAAACGAGACCTATTAAAATCCTGTAAAATCCGAAAATCTTTAAGCTATGACTTTTTAAGAAATTTAGAAACCACTTGACTACGATGAGTGCAGTAATAAAGGAAGTGATAAAGCCGATGATCAAGATGTTCCATTCCTGTGCATTAAAGCTCCCTCCGCTTTTTATCAAATCGTAAGTGGTTGCTGCAAACATAGTTGGAATAGCGAGAAGGAAGGAAAACTCAGCCGCCACTTTTCTGTTCAAGCCCATAAGCATCCCGCCTATTATGGTAGAACCCGAGCGGGAAACCCCCGGAATTACCGCGATACTCTGAAACACACCTATCATAAAAGCTTTTCTAAGAGGCAATTCTCTCACATCTCCGAGGTAGCAAAACTTTTCGCAGTAAGTGTCCGCAAAGATAAGGATTATCCCTCCGAGGATCAGGGAAACAACAACTACGAGGTCATTTCCTATCAGAAATCCCTTTATTAACTTGTAAAGGAGAAACCCTATAATCCCTGTTGGTATAAAGGCGGCGATTATCCTCTTCCAAATCTCGTAATCTCTAATAAGTCTGTTAAAGTAAAGAACAACTACCGCAAGAATGGAACCGAGCTGAATGGAAATCTCAAAGCTCTTTACGAAATCCGTGTGCTTTATACCAAGAATGTGAGCTGTAAGGATGAGGTGTCCAGTAGAGGATATAGGCAAGAACTCCGAAATTCCCTCCACTATTCCTAGGACTACAGCTTGCCATTCTGTCATGGGTTATATGATAAAGAACTTTATCTTTTCTCCCTCTTTTAAGTTGAACTTTTCCCTTGCGTTATCTACGGGAACGAAAATTTCCATAAACCCGAAACTCCCGCAGGTGGCGTTTAACTTTCCTCTTTCCCCTGCAAGGAAGTAAGGAACAACCTTTAGCTTATCTTCTCTGAATTCAGCGTATGCGTACTTTCCACAAGGAACGTTTGTAATCGCATTCCCGAACTTGTCAAAGTAAATAATTTCACCTTCTATAAAATCTTTTTCCCTTTTGGGCTCCGGAAATTTTAATTTCTCCCTGTACTCAATTCTCGGACCTATTTCCTCAGGTTTTACTCCTTTGCTCAAGTATGCGGCCACCGGGGCAAATACGTCCCTTCCGTGAAAGGTGTTGTTCTTTTTCGGAAGAGTGAACTTTTCGTTTTTTATTTCGTAGACCTCAAAGTCCTTTGCTTCTTTTATTACCAGGTCAAACAGTCCGTTGTCAGGACCCACGAAGAAATACTTTTCAGTTTTTACGATTATCCCCTTTCTCTCTGAACCCACTCCCGGGTCTACAACACCTACAAAAACACTTTTTTCCGGAAAATAAGAGTAATGGGCTTTGAGGAGGAGAGCACCCTCGAGTACGTTGAAGGAATCAACTTCGTGGGAGAGGTCAACAATCTGAACGGAAGGGTTTATGGAGAGGATGACCCCTTTTACGGCACCTACAAAACCGTCCTTTGTCCCGAAGTCCGTAAGGAGAACTATCGCCATCAGTTGAGCATTCCGAGTATCTGGTGTCTTAACATGTGAGAGGGTTTGTAATCGGGCTTAATCTTTATAGCTTCTTCTATTTCTCTTAAGGCTTCGTAGAGTTTACCTTGTAACATGTAAACCTTTGCGAGATTTATGTAAGGATAGTGCCTAGGTTCGTACCTCTTAGCCCTTTTAGCCTTTTCCAGCCACTCTATGGCCTCGTCCAGTTTTCCGAGCTCTATCAGGTAAGAACCTATGTCGTTGTAGGGATTTCCAAAGTCAGGGTCTATTTCTATAGCCCTTTTGCAAGCTTCTATAGCCCCTTCGTAATTTCCTCTCATGCTGTAAGCCCAGCCGAGGAAAGTCCAGGCTTCGGCTGTCGGGTAAACGTCTATAGACTTTCTATAAAGTTCTATGGCTTTATCAAGGTCTCCGAGCATGTGGTATTTATAGGCTTCTTCAAATAATTTCATCGCTTGTTCTTTTAGTCCTTCCATGGCAAGCACCTCCTATACTTTAATATACTTTTGTTAAATTTTCTTAACAAGAGCAGACTAATATCCGATTTTTCAATTTTCGAAGCCTTATAAATCAAGTACTTGAAGATTATTTAAGTGCAAAAAACTTAAATTACCTCTTGACAAAATCCGAGGATGTTAATATAATTTCTGGTGTAAGTAAACAGGTAAACCACGGAGGAGGTGGACGGAATGAAATTAAGACCCCTTTACGACAAAATAGTTGTTGAAAGGCTTGAAGAAAAGGAAGAGAAAACTCCTTCTGGTATCATCATCCCCGATACTGCAAAGGAAAAGCCTCAGCTCGGTAAGGTTGTAGCTGTAGGTCCTGGAAAGCTTTTAGACAACGGAGAACTTAAGCCTTTATCTGTTAAGGAAGGTGACGTAGTTCTCTTTAACAAGTACGCTGGTAACGAAGTAGAGATTGAAGGAAAGATTTACCTCGTTATGTCTGAAGACGAAGTTTTAGCTGTTGTTGAAGATTATTCAAGCTTAATAGGAGGTGAGGTGAGATGGCAGCAAAGGCAATTATCTACAACGAGGAAGCAAGGGCAAAACTAAAGGCTGGTGTTGATAAACTCGCAAACGCAGTTAAGGTTACCTTAGGTCCAAAAGGTAGGGAAGTTATCTTAGGAAAGAACTGGGGAACTCCCGTTGTAACCAAGGACGGTGTTACGGTAGCTAAGGAAATTGAACTCAAGGACAAGTTTGAAAATATCGGAGCTCAACTCGTAAAAGAAGTTGCTTCCAAGACCGCGGACGTAGCAGGTGACGGAACTACCACCGCAACGGTACTCGCACAGGCAATATTCCACGAAGGACTCAGGGTTGCAGCAAGCGGTGCAAACGTAATGGAAGTAAAGAGGGGAATTGACAAGGCCGTAAAGAAAATTGTTGAAGAACTCAAGAAACTCTCCAAGGACGTAAAGGAAAGGAAGGAAATAGAACAGGTAGCTACCATATCCGCTAACAACGATCCCGAAATCGGAAAGATAATAGCGGACGCTATGGAAGAAGTTGGAAAGGACGGGGTTATAACTGTTGAAGAAAGCAAGTCCGCGGAAACCACCCTCGAAGTAGTTAAGGGAATGCAGTTTGACAGAGGATACCTATCTCCGTACTTTGTAACAGATCCTGAGAAGATGGAATGCGTACTAGAAAATCCCTACATACTCATATACGAAAAGAAGATAACCAACGTAAAGGAACTTCTTCCAATACTTGAACAAGTAGTAAGAAGCGGAAGACCACTTCTGGTTATAGCTGAAGACGTAGAAGGTGAAGCACTCGCAACACTCGTTGTAAACCACATCAAAGGAGTACTCAAGGCTTGTGCAGTAAAGGCTCCCGGATTCGGACAAAGGAGAAAGGACTACCTCGGAGATATTGCAGTTCTCACAGGCGGACAGGCTATAACTGAAGACCTCGGAATTAAGCTTGAAAGCGTAACACTTGACATGCTCGGACAGGCTGAAAAGGTAGTGGTTGATAAAGAACACACCACCATAATAGGCGGTAAGGGAGATCCCGAACAAATAAAGGCAAGGATAGAACAAATAAAGAGACAAATTCAGGAAACAACCTCTGACTACGACAGGGAAAAGCTACAAGAAAGACTCGCTAAACTCTCAGGTGGAGTTGCAATAATAAGGGTAGGTGCTGCAACCGAAGCTGAACTCAAAGAGAAGAAGTACAGAGTTGAAGACGCGGTACACGCAACCAAGGCTGCAGTAGAAGAAGGAATAGTTCCCGGTGGTGGAGTAGCACTTGTGAGGGCATCCGAAGCACTTGAAGACCTCAAAGGTGACAACCACGATCAACAACTCGGAATAGACATAATCAAGAAGGCTGTAAGGACACCCCTCAAGCAAATAGCTTACAACGCAGGATACGACGGATCCGTAGTACTCGAAAAGGTGATTGAACTCGGAAAGGAAAAAGGTGTAAGCTGGGGATTCAACGCGGCAACCGGAGAGTACGTTGACATGTACGAAGCCGGAATAATAGATCCGACCAAAGTCGTAAGAACCGCTATAGAAAACGCGGCATCCGTAGCAGGAACGATGCTCACCGCTGAAGCACTGATAGCAGACCTTCCCGAAGAAAAGAAGAAAGACATAACTCCCACTGACATGCCTGAACTTGACTAATTCCAGCCCCCTCTGGGGGTTTTTTATCTATTTAAATGAAAAGATAAAAATTTCTCCAAAATCTCCCTTCCCTCTTCAAAATCTTTTCTTTTTATTTTTATCCTCTCATATTCCTCCAGTTGATGTATCTTTTTCAAGAGGTTTAGCAGGCTACTGCGTACTTTTACCCCAGAACTTGATAAACTTCCCTTTTCTAAGTCCAAAAATGCGTACCTTCCTCTTACTCTTTCTCTCAAAAATAGGGGTTCGTAGCCGAGAGTTTTTAAAAGGTTTAAGAAAAACTTAAAGTAAGAAGCTTCAGGGTTCTTAGTTTCCTTTAAAAAGAATCTCAAAATGAGTGAGAATAACTCCTCGTCGTAAAAATTTATATGCCTCAGAACGGTCTGGGAAATGTAGGACATTAAAAAGTATCTTTTCA
The genomic region above belongs to Aquifex aeolicus VF5 and contains:
- a CDS encoding tetratricopeptide repeat protein, whose product is MEGLKEQAMKLFEEAYKYHMLGDLDKAIELYRKSIDVYPTAEAWTFLGWAYSMRGNYEGAIEACKRAIEIDPDFGNPYNDIGSYLIELGKLDEAIEWLEKAKRAKRYEPRHYPYINLAKVYMLQGKLYEALREIEEAIKIKPDYKPSHMLRHQILGMLN
- the groL gene encoding chaperonin GroEL (60 kDa chaperone family; promotes refolding of misfolded polypeptides especially under stressful conditions; forms two stacked rings of heptamers to form a barrel-shaped 14mer; ends can be capped by GroES; misfolded proteins enter the barrel where they are refolded when GroES binds), translating into MAAKAIIYNEEARAKLKAGVDKLANAVKVTLGPKGREVILGKNWGTPVVTKDGVTVAKEIELKDKFENIGAQLVKEVASKTADVAGDGTTTATVLAQAIFHEGLRVAASGANVMEVKRGIDKAVKKIVEELKKLSKDVKERKEIEQVATISANNDPEIGKIIADAMEEVGKDGVITVEESKSAETTLEVVKGMQFDRGYLSPYFVTDPEKMECVLENPYILIYEKKITNVKELLPILEQVVRSGRPLLVIAEDVEGEALATLVVNHIKGVLKACAVKAPGFGQRRKDYLGDIAVLTGGQAITEDLGIKLESVTLDMLGQAEKVVVDKEHTTIIGGKGDPEQIKARIEQIKRQIQETTSDYDREKLQERLAKLSGGVAIIRVGAATEAELKEKKYRVEDAVHATKAAVEEGIVPGGGVALVRASEALEDLKGDNHDQQLGIDIIKKAVRTPLKQIAYNAGYDGSVVLEKVIELGKEKGVSWGFNAATGEYVDMYEAGIIDPTKVVRTAIENAASVAGTMLTAEALIADLPEEKKKDITPTDMPELD
- a CDS encoding SAM hydrolase/SAM-dependent halogenase family protein; this encodes MAIVLLTDFGTKDGFVGAVKGVILSINPSVQIVDLSHEVDSFNVLEGALLLKAHYSYFPEKSVFVGVVDPGVGSERKGIIVKTEKYFFVGPDNGLFDLVIKEAKDFEVYEIKNEKFTLPKKNNTFHGRDVFAPVAAYLSKGVKPEEIGPRIEYREKLKFPEPKREKDFIEGEIIYFDKFGNAITNVPCGKYAYAEFREDKLKVVPYFLAGERGKLNATCGSFGFMEIFVPVDNAREKFNLKEGEKIKFFII
- the uppP gene encoding undecaprenyl-diphosphatase UppP; this encodes MTEWQAVVLGIVEGISEFLPISSTGHLILTAHILGIKHTDFVKSFEISIQLGSILAVVVLYFNRLIRDYEIWKRIIAAFIPTGIIGFLLYKLIKGFLIGNDLVVVVSLILGGIILIFADTYCEKFCYLGDVRELPLRKAFMIGVFQSIAVIPGVSRSGSTIIGGMLMGLNRKVAAEFSFLLAIPTMFAATTYDLIKSGGSFNAQEWNILIIGFITSFITALIVVKWFLNFLKSHSLKIFGFYRILIGLVYAAFFLF
- a CDS encoding b(o/a)3-type cytochrome-c oxidase subunit 1; protein product: MQVSNAIKFIILTEIIFPTLLLVFGIYHGVMQVFYRSGIIKAESFLGIDYYQGLTLHGVINVIVYTTIFIVGFSNAIVAYSLKKPLREKVQWIALGMMVIGTLMAAWAMFTGRATVLYTFYPPLIAHWTFYLGAVLLVLGSLVPFFFDWIPSAIQWKRENPDQKLPLAVFGTFVNFILWTIMIVPVAIEILFQLLPLSLGLVDEINPLLARTLFWFFGHPVVYFWLLPAYVALYTILPKIVSEKGKLYSDPAARLAFILFLIFSLPVGLHHQFTDPGITNTWKLIHALFTFGVALPSMITAFTVATSLEYSVKAEHPELKNSKFYWWTFLPFMRLEGNKWMFSYFFAGLVLFFIGGITGIVNASYNVNLVVHNTAYVPGHFHTTVGGLVLLVFFALSLYMVSKLRGSEVKLKGLAVLAPYFWMQGMFMFSYAMMVGGVVVGFPRRTNAGLTYLNPDSPLYRPEWTGYAQLAAVGGVLLAIGFAFYFASLIATALAPKVRESTLEFPIADAYHDAPAPLLNNLKTWTVAAIILAVLSYIPPLYDASVRGVFFKSPAYNEKFPMPLKQLQGAEKKEEKKELSKAEGGITQK
- the recO gene encoding DNA repair protein RecO → MKGTFLVLRRVRGGDVDLVATLYGTAGKVSLFLREGYLNEKKLFGVFEPFNLVKIDYYQSSGLIIPRDVLEVKRFSYFAKDVKRYFLMSYISQTVLRHINFYDEELFSLILRFFLKETKNPEASYFKFFLNLLKTLGYEPLFLRERVRGRYAFLDLEKGSLSSSGVKVRSSLLNLLKKIHQLEEYERIKIKRKDFEEGREILEKFLSFHLNR
- a CDS encoding SCO family protein, which codes for MKLLFSFLFLITFLLAQTGSTGIPPNEAKTLGTYVPGDITLVDSYGNEFQLKNLKGKPIILSPIYTHCRAACPLITKSLLKVIPKLGTPGKDFWVITFTFDPKDTLEDIKRFQKEYGIDGKGWKVVKAKTSEDLFKLLDAIDFRFMTAGNDFIHPNVVVVLSPELQIKDYIYGVNYNYLEFVNALRLARGETALPEGFRSYLFIIGMVGLVGTSVYIMYLLNRILQKRKKAA